In Lolium rigidum isolate FL_2022 chromosome 7, APGP_CSIRO_Lrig_0.1, whole genome shotgun sequence, the DNA window TGTACACCAAGGCGTCCGTGGTCCACACCTCGTTGGGTTACCTGGTTCGTGCCGTCTCGCCGCTCGTCGCTGCTGCCTCGCTGGTGCTGTTCCACTTAGCCAGCAAGGACGGCCACAATACAGACGACATTACCATCACCTACATCTTGCTGGGTGGCGCCTTATTTATGGAGACGACGTCACTCATGAACGCGCTAGGATCTTCATGGACATTTGCATTCCTGAGCAGCACCAAGTGGCACTGGCTTAAATACACAGCCCTGTGCAGCCGGAGGTGGGACAGGCTTCGGCTCCTGGTTGTGTCTCTTCACCATGTTGTCAAGCTCAAGGGAGGGTCTCCTAGCGCCAGCAGGTACAGGTCAAGGAGGTGGTCGGGCACCATCGGGCAGTACAACATGCTGCATTTCTGCACTCGCCCTGCCGACACACTCACCACCCCTCTGCTCGGAAGGCTTGCAGACCTGGTTGCACCCAATGAGTGGTGGAACAAGAAGCATCACTCAGGGACCGTTCAACTGTCAAAACCGGTGAAAACATTCATCTCTTATTACATGAAACGGCTGTACAGCAAAGGGGAGTACGACACGGGCATGCTGAGGAAGAAGTGGGGCGAGGACCCGCTGGGCCGTCTTGGACTGTACAATGAAGGCAGCATCCTCAAAGAATCCCTCGGTGTCGAGTTCCAGGAGGGCATCCTCATCTGGCACCTCGGCACGGATGTTTTCCTGGCCAAGAGCCGCACAGCCAAGGCCGAGGACGCAGCGGAGCGTGTGGAGGCCATCAAGATGCTATCCAACTACATGATGTTCCTCCTGGTGGATCGCCCCTTCATGCTGCCTGGCCAGCCCCAAAACAGGTTGTACCAACGGACCTGCGACAAACTGGTCAGCATGCGATCGGCGAATCCCAAGTACCCGACCCGTCGATGCAGTGGTAGGATCAAGAATCTATTCAGCGTGTACGACGGCCCAGGTTCTAGCAGCTCCAGATCTGCCACCGAGATGAAGGACCTCGCCAACAACTTGTACGATGCGTATGTGAACCGGGAGGTAACCAACGTTGCACCTCGTCTCACTCACGTCGCAAGACTTGCCGAGAAGCTGCTGGAGAAGGAGGGAGATGGCACGGCCAACACCTTGAAGCTTGTACTTGATGTGTGGACGGACATTCTCGTCTACGCTGGAAACAAGTGCAGCAGGAACTCCCATGCCCAGAAGCTCAACAGTGGCGGCGAGATGACTACCATCCTTTGGCTTATGGCAGAATacctataccaagcatctctctAGTAGAGTAGTAGGCGACTAGGCGAAGTCATGCAACGAGATGATGTACTATAATTCATTAATTACGAAAGTGCAAAGCTAGATTTCCTCTCTGTAAGACTGTAACTTTCcctgtgtttttatttttattttttacgcGTTTGGTCTAAGGCACAAAATTCTGAAACTTAATTTTCATTGTAGTCTGCTTACAAAATTACTATAAATGTTAATACATCTTCGTCCCACAAAAACATGATGTCCCGATAAAAGAAATATTGAATTGGATTGGCTGCGTCAAAtcacatgcatatatatatttcaaaaaCTACGGTGTAATATAATGTAATAATTGTATTAAGTAGTAAGATTTATTGTATTATATATTAGTGCTGAATGCTACGTTATAGAGAACATGGTAGTATAGAGACAAGAACGATGATAGAAAATATTTTTCTACGAGTCAtctttattatatatatatatatattatctcTAGAATAATGGCTTCATTTTCTACCTAAGTGCTAATTGGTGAAGACTTCTGAAACACTAGTTAGCGTGCGTGAGCAATGCATGCCTCAATCAATGTTTTAAATATATGTTTAGCAATATTAAATATTTTTTCAATATCACAAAAATAATGCAATTGATGAACTAGTTGAAACAAATAACAttcttatatatatataaacCAGCAATTGTTCAACGCACTTAAGTCTCATAGAGTGACATGCTCATATTTGATCAACAAGATAATAAAAACCCATTATATATTTAGTTGAAAATAGTTAATAATAAGCAAACAAAGGAACTTATGGTTGGACAATTCTGTCTGCGCGAGCAAAAGTGCATAAGGAATTACAATGCCCAGAAGCTCAACAGTGGCGGCGAGATCATGACCATCTTGTGGCTCATGAAAGAACagctataccaagcatctctctAGTAGGCACCAGTCACACAAAGAGATAATGTACTGTACTGCATTAACTAGGAGCGTGTTCGGGGAGGTTTCCTCTTTGTAACAACTAACTGAATACCCGTGCATTACTACCGACCAACACATCTAAAGAGCTAGGTAGTTTCAAGAGGACAAGAAGTTAATATCCAAACCATTAATTTTTAGAAATCCACTCACCATGGTCTTTGCTCATGCCATGCTTCGTACTCCAATCCTGCACTCCCCTCATGCATCCCACATCCCACACTTCTGCTGATCTCACTGGTCACAATGGGATTTGGATTCTATTTAACCAGTGGTTAGGTTAACTGTAACAAAAAAAGGCCCAATGGGCTAAATGGTTCACCCCTAAAATGGATATGAACATTTTTAGGTCCGATCCAGATTTTCCAAAGGTTTTCCGTCACCTCCCGAGAGCCGCATGCCCCTTGACTCCGGAGCGTCGACGAGCCCCCTCTGTCATGACCACCGACGAGCCAACTAACACCCACCCGCGCCCCCGTCGCTGTCCGGATGTACCGATCCCGCTCCACACTTTGAGATGACTAGCCGACGGCTTCCGCAGCAGCGACTTCCACGgtaggcggcagtgccggtgtccAGGTGCTTCTCCAATGGTGCTGCTCCGACCGCAACAACCTCATATCTGTCTCTTGGTAGTGAAAGTTTGCTTCGTCTAGTGTCTTTATGGTAAGTAACAAACAGAGCTGAAATTTAGCAAGGAAACATATTTTTATtatttcaatataaaaatatggtAAGTAACAAACAGAGCTGAAATAATACTTATTTTAACCAAAATTGAGTCTTGGTGCCCCTTGCATGGCCTCGTGTGAGGCATTTTAAATGAGAACATAACATCTGGTTCCTTACTCCATCTTGCTTTAATCACTACTACTCTAGTAACTCTCTAGTTAGAAGTTAGTCTGAAAGCAAGAAATCACTGTATATACTGCCATTGCTTGTGTGCATATTCGGCCATTGCTTCTAGTAGTAACTAGGTGCTGTAGAGGTCACTCGAAAATATGGAGAATCGGTGAATACTTCAAAGCACCATTAAACCGTGTATATTCTGTCATTGCTTGTGTGCACGGTGCACCCTTGAGAAACCAATATATTTTTCAGCATAGCTCCGATGATTACGTGTTGCAgacttttattttctgtttaaacAATGCAGCCGATGAATGGTGCTTTGTTCTCCCATTTTCTGGATTGTAAAAGAATAACTTTACAAACATGACTCAAAGTATCTCATGAATTGAAATATAAAGTGCACATATCGATGTTGATCTTAGAACTGTTAAATATTTTGTGGACGATTTGTGCATATATTATGTCATATGATTGTAAAATATTGAATATGTTTGTGAATTGTTAGTTTATTAGAAAAGTTCATGCCAATTTTTTTGGACCAAGCGTTCGAGTTGGCAAATCAAGATATGCGAATGTTTGCCATCGTTACATAATGTTAAAAATGGATCAACCCTAGATAACCAacagttagagcatcttcagtcgcgttccccaaagcgtctcccaaagggatttggggcgcgccagacagaaaatgcgttccagccgcgtcccccaaagcccatttttgtccggcgcgccccgatacggtgtccggcgccccgagcccgtccccgtcccacaggggacgcaccggggacgccggacacaacgaaaagcgaggcaggctcccacatgtcggcgactatttgcataaaccgttggttcgcacctcttttctcgtcgctccgtccttcccgcgcctcccaccccaccgccgccgctggatttcccggccgtttgggcgtctgatctctgctgagagtccgcaccgttgtcgcggctggggctcccgccggtcgtgccgccgccgccgcgtcgccagcgcgtcccagaacgcgccgtcaaatctgccccacctccgcgcacagaaggtgctcgacgacttgccaggtaggcgcgattggccgctattTGTTGCGtcatctgcctcggcgcaattttaaccattgattttgctttagccatggacagcaacgatgagatggttgccctgctgctggaggacgagcaagccttcgacgacgacctgcgggagcatttgctgatcatcgcgtccctccaggacatgcttgacgctgaggcagagaagaggaagaggccgcgccgcggaggatcaaggccgggaagaaggaagtcgaagccccggcagaggctggaggggcatgccatgctgcacaacgactacttcgccgacgacgcaacacatgccgacaattttcggcgccggtacaggatgagcaaggggttgttcatgaatatcctccacggcgttcgagagttcgacccctacttcaagctcaagctcgacgctgtaggcgttctcgggttctcgtccattcagaagtgcaccaccgccatgatgatgcttgcatacggagcacctgtccgatacacatgacgactaccttcgcatgagtgagtctactgccattgagtgcatgtacaagttttgccgagctgtggtgggaaagtttggcaaatactacttgagaggaccaactgaggaagagactgcaaggatcatgccacaaaatgctgccagaggatttcctggaatgcttggaagcatcgattgcatgcactgggcatggaagaactgccagtttgcttggcaaggtatatacaaagggcgtcatggatattgcggtgtggtgcttgaagctgtggcagattatgacccgtggatttggcattctttctttggcatggcgggatcatacaatgacatcaacgtgttgcagcggtctccggtgttcagcagactagtggaagggcatgctccaccatgcaactatgagatcaatggccaccaatataccaaaggctattatttagccgatggtatatatccaaaatgggccacttttgtcaaaacaatctcgaatctatcaggtctgaagaattcccactttgctacacgacaggaggcttgcaggaaggatgccgagggcatttggtgtgcttcaagcacaatttgccattgtccggtaccctgctctaagctggtctcacgaccaaatgtgggaggtgatgcgggcttgtgtgatcatgcacaacatgatcatcgaggatgaccgcaagaatcatgctaggtcacatgttggtccctatgagtgtcaaggccctcttgcggaggttgatcatgagttgcctgcagattttgctgattttctcgctatgcacgcagagatccgtgacagcaatgttcatgatcaacttcaagctgatctcgctgagcatttgtggaggatcaaaggaaataccgtggcaccttgatgtagcatctagccatatttattatatttgtttacttgtttgttgtaatttaatttgaaaacaatcctcgcaaaaatttttattcatatgctacatttgataaatggctcttatgtgttaaaaaaagtattttaaatgtttgggggcggcgtttgggggacgcggctggggagcgacgtcccccaaacgcggcacgaaaaaaacacgtcccccaaacgctcaatccggcgcggtttgggggacggtttggaggacgcgactggagattgatggcgtgtatttcacacgttcgttgggaaccccaagaggaaggtatgatgcgcacagcagcaagttttccctcagaaagaaaccaaggtttatcgaaccaggaggagccaagaagcacgttgaaggttgatggcggtgggatgtagtgcggcgcaacaccggggattccggcgccaacgtggaacctgcacaacacaaccaaagtactttgcccccgaaacagatgaggttgtcaatctcaccggcttgctgtaacaaaggattaaccgtattgtgtggaagatgattgtttgcgagagaaaacagtaaaaacaagtattgcagcagatttgtatttcagtattaaaagaatggaccggggtccacagttcactagaggtgtctctcccataagataaaagcatgttgggtgaacaaattacagtcgggcaattgacaaatagagagggcataacaatgcacatacatgtcatgataagtacaagtgagatttaattgggcattacgacaaagtacatagaccgccatccaaccgcatctatgcctaaatagtccaccttcagagttatcatccgaaccccctccggtattaagttgcaaagcaacagacaattgcattaagtatggtgcgtaatgtaatcaataactacatcctcggacatagcatcaatgttttatccctagtggcaacagcacaacaaaaccttagaattttctgtcactgtcccaggtgtcaatgcaggcatgaacccactatcgagcataaatactccctcttggagttactagcatcaacttggccagagcctctactaataacggagagcatgcaagatcataaacaacacatatgcaataacttgataattaacataacatggtattctctatccatcggatcccgacaaacacaacatagagtattacagatagatgatcttgatcatgttaggaagctcacaagatccaacaatgaagcacaatgaggagaacacaactatctagctactgctatggatccatagtccagggatgaactactcactcatcactccggaggcgaccatggcggtgtagagtcctccgggagatgaatcccctctccggcagggtgccggaggagatatccagaatcccccgagatgggattggcggcggctgatacgtccaatttgcatcactattttatatcataatttgctgttattcattgatatatttcatattgggacacaatacttatgttatttcatctattttgcatgtttcatcattattggaggatcgaacaccggagccaggattctgctggaaaaaagcaccgtcagaacgcaatatttcggaagNNNNNNNNNNNNNNNNNNNNNNNNNNNNNNNNNNNNNNNNNNNNNNNNNNNNNNNNNNNNNNNNNNNNNNNNNNNNNNNNNNNNNNNNNNNNNNNNNNNNtaatgatgaaacatgcaaaatagatgaaataacataagtattgtgtcccaatatgaaatatatcaatgaataacagcaaattatgatataaaatagtgatgcaaattggacgtatcattcatcaacttgaatgcttactatatgacataagaagactatatgtgcgttggtttgtcattttttgttttttctgaatgtttatgcccatttgaatcttgctcaaatcctaggtttgaccaaaatttaaacaagtttaaaacttaaaatgaaaaggtaagcatggatccttcttagtcattctaaaatgaagcttttggggggttcttgaaatctcaatatttgaaacccaaaaccacttctcttcatggttgacttcataagacagagtttagggtttggggtagatacatgatttgtcgggtttgaatatgtctagacatgcatgcttgtttatcaacttgaatgcttactatatgacataagaagactatatgtgtgttggtcaaatcctaggtttaacaaagatttaaacaagtttaaaatatgaaaatgaaaaggtaaccatgggtccttcttagtcactctaaaatgaatcttttgggaggttctttaaatttccatgtttgaaacccaaaaccacttatcttcatgattgacttcataagacagagtttagtgttaggggtagatacatgatttgtctagtttgaatatgtctagaccttgtttatcaacttgaattcttactttatgacataagaaggctatgtgctttgttttttcatttttctgattttttttttgaattttatgcccattagaatcttggtcaaatactagctaggttaatttgaccaagatttaaaacaagtttataacatgaaaatgaaaaggcaagcctggatcttttctagtcactctaaaatgaagcttttgggaggttcttgaaatttccatgtttgaatgctagatttcataagatcgaccgagtttatggttagggggtagatacatgatttgtctggtttgaacacatgtataaaccttcttactcactctaaaataaagcttttgggaggattttgaaatttccatattgtAAACCCAAAACCACGTACGTATCTTCATGTTTgaattcataagaccgagtttagggttaggggtagatacatgatttttcttgtttgaatatgtttagactttgttcatcaacttgaatgtttatcgtatgacataagaagacaatgtttttgaatttttt includes these proteins:
- the LOC124673396 gene encoding uncharacterized protein LOC124673396, producing the protein MDGGLLALWNHQSMQILVLLSLGLQFVLFILAGVRRREDAPVRRFILWLAYLMADSTAIYAVGHLSFSSIVQVHPLVTFWAPFLLLHLGGPDNITAYALQDNQLWLRHLQTLAVQVLGVAYLLLYQNIAGGNLLGLATVLMFALGVVKYGERTWALKCGTLESIGVSVKTQPPAIHNHFHPQDMALPEEFLLRRAHSLFHICKRAIVDSSVIEEDTMEGHEEYTAEMMDGVELWALMEIELSLMYDLLYTKASVVHTSLGYLVRAVSPLVAAASLVLFHLASKDGHNTDDITITYILLGGALFMETTSLMNALGSSWTFAFLSSTKWHWLKYTALCSRRWDRLRLLVVSLHHVVKLKGGSPSASRYRSRRWSGTIGQYNMLHFCTRPADTLTTPLLGRLADLVAPNEWWNKKHHSGTVQLSKPVKTFISYYMKRLYSKGEYDTGMLRKKWGEDPLGRLGLYNEGSILKESLGVEFQEGILIWHLGTDVFLAKSRTAKAEDAAERVEAIKMLSNYMMFLLVDRPFMLPGQPQNRLYQRTCDKLVSMRSANPKYPTRRCSGRIKNLFSVYDGPGSSSSRSATEMKDLANNLYDAYVNREVTNVAPRLTHVARLAEKLLEKEGDGTANTLKLVLDVWTDILVYAGNKCSRNSHAQKLNSGGEMTTILWLMAEYLYQASL